The following are encoded together in the Pedobacter steynii genome:
- a CDS encoding RNA polymerase sigma factor, whose amino-acid sequence MGGDRQAFSQLFEARYPGLYAFALKLTRSPVLSEEIIQDVFLNIWLNRSGLGNVANFRAYLHRIARNLSLNALRNIAKHKVLVGDFEADENFPDHSTEYALDYKDTVALMHKAIEKLPPQQQQVYNLCHKEGLTYEQAALRLNIAPATVHSHMKGALRGLRVYFKKMGIPMVIVALILR is encoded by the coding sequence ATCGGAGGGGACCGACAAGCTTTCAGTCAATTATTTGAAGCCCGGTATCCCGGTCTTTATGCTTTTGCCTTGAAGCTGACACGATCTCCAGTACTGTCAGAAGAAATTATTCAGGACGTTTTTCTAAACATCTGGTTAAACAGGTCCGGCCTTGGAAATGTGGCTAATTTTAGAGCTTATCTCCATAGAATTGCGCGTAACCTTTCTTTAAATGCCCTGCGCAATATTGCTAAACACAAAGTGCTGGTCGGCGATTTCGAAGCAGATGAAAACTTTCCTGATCATTCTACAGAATATGCACTGGATTATAAAGATACAGTAGCGCTGATGCATAAAGCGATAGAAAAACTTCCCCCTCAGCAGCAACAGGTCTATAACCTTTGTCATAAAGAAGGGCTGACTTATGAACAGGCCGCGCTTCGGTTGAATATTGCTCCTGCAACGGTCCATTCTCACATGAAAGGCGCCCTGCGCGGGCTCCGTGTTTACTTTAAGAAGATGGGAATCCCGATGGTAATTGTTGCCTTGATCTTACGCTAA
- a CDS encoding SusC/RagA family TonB-linked outer membrane protein — translation MTVSLLQVSAAGFAQRVTLSGKQLSLEQVFKEITKQTGYQVFYADKNIDAKKMLQVNFRNSALTEVMDKCLDNQVLSYIIEDKSIVIRVKEHSVLERVMSYINSIDVKGTVLDENGEPLPKATIKVKGTDHIVFTNENGVFQFTNIAENAVLQVFYLGYKTKEITGAELKSNPSVQMEVKAGELKEVSVMVNTGYQHIPKERATGSFTQINNETLNKQVGGNILDRLNGIANGVAFDANKNRPAVTVRGLSSINGPMAPLVILDNFPYEGDVNNINPNDIENISILKDAAAASIWGARAGNGVIVITTKKGAFDQPLKIGFNSNVSITARPDLFDLKQMSTNDFIDFEQRMYELGAYKSKETDKKKEELSEVIELLIAAREKKITDAQAKAGIDALRGIDSRNDAMKYLYNTAAEQQYALSFQGGNKQMTYNISGGYDRSVSSLSEKYNKVNLRAANVFKPIDKLQISTSLYYTKSNSQSGKPGYSANGIGKTIYPYTRLMDENGEAMPLHVYRKAYTDTAGMGRLLDWKYYPLEDYKHNTTETNLQSILASLGLRYELIKGLSLDLKYQYENQQIKTENLKDLESFDTRDLINQFSKLDRKTGIVTYNAPYGSQLDKSNAAVVSHNARLQADFNRTFEDHNIAALAGTEVRQISRTSGRNIIYGYDEETLRTGKTDYLNPYPSFIDGSKLYLFDGLKAEEWRNNYVSFFGNASYTYKRKYTLSGSMRKDMSNLFGVKTNEKGVPLWSVGSSWNISDESFYNLSFLPYLKLRTTYGLSGNLDSRRSAITTIRSGGTAFYTNLPQSFIENYPNPELRWEKVKMFNIGADFQLINNVLSGSVEYYHKSGVDLFGRSEMDYTTTGAGEMIKNAANMMGRGVDVELNTKIIDRTFKWTQLFNFNYNSNKVTKYLLKNAVASDLVNDGINVFTPLVGQPVFSVISLKWAGLDPLTGDPQGYLNGQVSKDYREFIGAKSKMSDLVFNGSSTPVVFGNLMNTWSWKDLALTVNITYKMGHYFRRTSVNYIELTGNKGRGHSDYANRWQKPGDEKHTDVPSFVYPVDKERDQLYAASEALVSKADHIRLQFVNLSYSLKKANWSKLPFQQVQVFTNASNLGILWRANQFGIDPEYSKTYSPAASYSLGLRADF, via the coding sequence ATGACTGTCAGCTTGTTACAGGTGAGCGCTGCGGGTTTCGCCCAGCGGGTAACCTTAAGCGGGAAACAGCTGAGTCTGGAGCAGGTCTTTAAAGAGATTACCAAACAAACCGGTTATCAGGTTTTTTATGCCGATAAAAATATCGATGCCAAAAAGATGCTGCAGGTTAACTTCAGGAATTCAGCGCTGACAGAGGTAATGGATAAATGTCTGGACAATCAGGTATTGTCTTATATCATCGAAGATAAAAGCATTGTAATTCGCGTTAAAGAGCACTCTGTATTGGAAAGGGTGATGAGTTATATCAACTCCATTGATGTGAAAGGAACCGTGCTGGATGAAAACGGAGAACCCTTGCCAAAAGCCACGATAAAAGTTAAAGGGACAGATCACATTGTCTTTACCAATGAAAATGGGGTTTTTCAATTCACTAACATCGCAGAGAATGCGGTATTGCAGGTTTTTTATTTAGGCTATAAAACCAAAGAAATCACGGGAGCTGAACTTAAATCCAACCCTTCTGTTCAGATGGAAGTAAAAGCCGGTGAGCTGAAAGAGGTCAGCGTAATGGTAAATACCGGATATCAGCATATACCAAAGGAGCGGGCAACAGGTTCTTTCACTCAAATCAATAATGAGACCCTCAATAAACAGGTTGGTGGCAATATTTTAGACCGTTTAAATGGAATTGCAAACGGGGTGGCTTTTGATGCGAATAAAAACCGACCTGCAGTAACGGTGCGTGGGCTAAGCTCGATTAACGGGCCTATGGCACCATTGGTTATCCTTGATAATTTCCCTTATGAAGGAGATGTAAATAACATCAATCCGAATGATATTGAAAATATCAGTATCCTTAAAGATGCCGCTGCCGCTTCCATTTGGGGCGCAAGAGCGGGAAATGGAGTGATTGTCATCACCACCAAAAAGGGTGCTTTTGATCAGCCTTTAAAGATTGGGTTTAACTCAAATGTAAGCATCACAGCCCGGCCGGACCTATTCGATCTCAAGCAGATGAGCACAAATGATTTTATTGATTTTGAACAGCGGATGTATGAGTTGGGTGCCTACAAAAGCAAGGAAACGGATAAGAAAAAAGAAGAACTATCGGAGGTGATAGAACTGTTGATTGCAGCCAGGGAGAAAAAGATTACAGATGCGCAGGCAAAAGCGGGTATTGATGCCCTGAGAGGTATTGATTCCAGAAATGATGCCATGAAATATCTTTACAATACTGCAGCCGAACAGCAATATGCATTGAGCTTTCAAGGTGGAAACAAGCAGATGACCTATAACATTTCCGGAGGTTATGACCGCTCAGTTTCCAGTCTTTCAGAAAAATATAACAAAGTGAACCTGCGTGCAGCAAACGTGTTTAAGCCTATAGATAAACTTCAGATCAGTACTTCTTTGTATTATACAAAAAGCAATAGTCAATCAGGAAAACCCGGATATAGTGCCAATGGCATTGGAAAAACTATCTATCCGTATACCCGCCTGATGGATGAGAACGGCGAAGCAATGCCTTTACATGTCTATCGGAAGGCTTATACGGATACCGCAGGAATGGGCAGGTTGCTCGACTGGAAGTATTATCCCCTGGAAGATTATAAACACAATACTACCGAAACGAATTTACAAAGCATCCTGGCCAGCCTGGGACTAAGATATGAACTGATTAAAGGGCTGAGCCTGGATCTGAAATATCAATATGAAAACCAGCAGATCAAAACTGAAAACCTGAAAGACCTGGAAAGTTTTGATACAAGAGACCTGATCAATCAGTTTTCTAAGCTCGACCGCAAAACTGGAATTGTAACCTATAATGCCCCTTATGGAAGTCAGCTGGATAAAAGTAATGCCGCTGTGGTTTCGCATAACGCACGTTTACAGGCAGATTTCAACAGGACTTTTGAAGATCATAACATCGCCGCACTGGCCGGAACAGAAGTAAGACAGATCTCGAGGACATCCGGAAGAAATATCATTTATGGGTATGATGAAGAGACGCTGAGAACCGGGAAAACAGATTACCTGAATCCTTATCCCAGCTTTATTGATGGGTCTAAGCTTTATCTGTTTGACGGATTAAAAGCGGAAGAATGGCGCAATAATTACGTTTCCTTTTTTGGAAACGCTTCCTATACCTATAAAAGAAAATATACCCTTTCCGGAAGCATGCGTAAAGATATGTCTAACCTTTTTGGGGTAAAAACCAATGAAAAAGGCGTTCCGCTATGGTCGGTAGGATCATCCTGGAACATTTCGGACGAATCTTTTTATAACCTTTCATTTTTGCCGTATTTAAAACTGAGAACAACTTATGGCCTGAGCGGGAATCTGGATAGCAGAAGGTCTGCAATAACGACCATCAGAAGCGGGGGGACTGCCTTTTATACCAACCTGCCGCAGTCTTTCATCGAGAATTACCCCAATCCGGAACTGAGATGGGAAAAGGTGAAGATGTTTAACATTGGAGCAGATTTTCAACTCATCAATAATGTGCTTTCGGGAAGTGTGGAGTATTACCATAAATCAGGGGTTGATTTGTTCGGCAGGTCTGAGATGGATTATACCACCACCGGTGCGGGAGAGATGATTAAGAATGCGGCCAATATGATGGGAAGAGGGGTTGATGTCGAACTGAACACTAAAATCATTGACCGGACTTTCAAATGGACACAACTTTTCAATTTTAATTACAACTCGAACAAGGTGACTAAATACCTGCTGAAAAATGCAGTGGCAAGTGACCTGGTTAACGATGGGATCAATGTCTTTACCCCGTTGGTTGGGCAGCCGGTTTTCTCGGTCATCTCACTCAAATGGGCAGGACTGGACCCGCTTACCGGAGATCCGCAGGGCTATTTAAACGGTCAGGTATCCAAAGATTACAGAGAATTTATCGGAGCGAAAAGCAAAATGTCCGACCTCGTGTTTAACGGATCTTCGACCCCTGTTGTTTTTGGTAACCTGATGAATACCTGGAGCTGGAAAGACCTGGCCTTAACGGTTAACATCACCTATAAAATGGGACATTATTTTAGAAGAACTTCGGTCAATTATATCGAACTGACGGGTAATAAAGGCAGGGGACATTCGGATTATGCGAACCGCTGGCAAAAACCAGGTGATGAAAAACATACGGATGTGCCTTCATTTGTTTATCCGGTGGATAAGGAAAGGGATCAGCTTTATGCGGCTTCAGAGGCGCTGGTAAGCAAGGCAGATCACATTCGACTACAATTTGTAAACCTCTCTTACAGTTTAAAGAAAGCGAACTGGTCAAAATTGCCGTTTCAACAGGTTCAGGTTTTTACCAATGCCAGTAACCTGGGAATTTTATGGAGGGCAAATCAATTCGGGATCGATCCGGAATATAGCAAGACCTATAGTCCGGCGGCAAGTTATTCACTGGGACTACGTGCAGATTTTTAA
- a CDS encoding FecR family protein, with translation MMNQKLPYLLNQYLNEKCSLEELAEFYELVDDPANEKELSDLLDDAINTSTDEKQLTANQESDLLQYIFDYKESQKQQSVAVRSWDYRSWSAAAVIFLILCLGLYYFKSDRFVKEDTAVLIVPGGDKALLTLADGKVINLQNARNGELAEVSGVKIVKTGEGQLIYRISGGADQVKTSQNTISTPRGGQYTLTLPDGTKVWLNAASSLKFPTAFSKVNERKVALSGEAYFEVAKLKNPFIVTTDQQKVEVLGTHFDINAYPDEPHTRTTLLEGSIRVSSLKTGHEVTLSPGEASILKPAGLSVQKADMERNTDWKNGVFIFKNESLEEIMRKLARWYDVEVVYEPGAPRQETFSGSVSKYDHISKVLRKLELTGEVRFKIQGKKITVLK, from the coding sequence ATGATGAATCAGAAACTTCCTTATTTGTTAAACCAGTACTTAAATGAAAAATGCTCATTAGAGGAGCTTGCAGAATTTTATGAACTGGTTGATGATCCTGCAAATGAAAAGGAACTAAGTGACCTGCTTGACGATGCTATAAATACATCTACCGATGAAAAACAGCTGACCGCAAATCAGGAATCCGATCTGCTTCAGTATATCTTCGATTACAAGGAAAGCCAGAAACAGCAATCTGTAGCTGTTCGGAGCTGGGATTATCGCAGTTGGTCTGCCGCTGCGGTAATCTTTCTTATCCTTTGTCTGGGGCTCTATTATTTTAAATCTGATCGTTTCGTAAAAGAGGACACTGCGGTCTTAATTGTCCCCGGAGGAGATAAAGCGCTGCTGACCTTAGCAGATGGAAAAGTGATTAACCTGCAAAATGCACGGAATGGTGAACTGGCTGAAGTATCGGGAGTTAAGATTGTCAAAACGGGAGAAGGCCAGCTGATTTACCGCATCAGCGGCGGTGCTGATCAGGTAAAAACCAGTCAGAATACCATTAGTACACCCAGAGGAGGACAATATACACTGACCCTGCCGGACGGAACAAAAGTATGGCTCAACGCGGCTTCGTCTTTAAAGTTTCCGACTGCTTTTTCTAAGGTTAATGAACGTAAAGTAGCACTCAGTGGGGAAGCTTACTTTGAGGTAGCGAAACTCAAAAATCCTTTTATAGTTACCACAGATCAGCAAAAGGTAGAGGTTCTAGGAACACATTTCGACATCAATGCCTATCCGGATGAACCCCATACCAGAACAACACTTCTGGAGGGATCAATAAGGGTATCTTCTCTGAAGACGGGTCATGAGGTAACTTTAAGTCCGGGAGAAGCGTCTATTCTTAAGCCAGCCGGGTTAAGCGTGCAAAAGGCGGATATGGAAAGAAACACGGACTGGAAAAATGGGGTATTCATTTTTAAGAATGAGAGCCTGGAAGAGATTATGCGAAAGCTGGCGCGATGGTATGATGTAGAAGTGGTTTATGAACCTGGTGCCCCGCGACAGGAAACGTTTAGCGGAAGTGTATCTAAATATGACCATATCAGTAAGGTGCTGCGCAAACTGGAGCTCACTGGAGAAGTCCGCTTTAAGATCCAGGGAAAAAAGATCACTGTATTGAAATAA
- a CDS encoding RagB/SusD family nutrient uptake outer membrane protein: MKRINLYIVLLIMLGSLVSCKKFLDEKPDKALVVPTRIEDYQSILDGSFEMNLSSVFSPLISADDYYLSTADYNKLGVYDRRLYTWEDRSMNEESTNDWKSTYAQVYNTNIVLEGLEKIKRTASNEAKWDNLKGSALFFRGRLFFEAALIWAKAYDAGSAQTDPGVPLTMTSDFNIKTTRPTVKESYERILADLTEAAALLPVNAIHNIRPSKAAAYAYLSRVYLAMRDYNNAGKYADLSLQLNHKLIDYAGLDDMAPYPMPGVENPEVIVFFVTDLSFTPRIDPQFFEQYTGNDYRKTIFFEELRDGSIGFKGSYDGGYSYFTGVATDEMYLNRAECYARSGKLSEALADLNLLLSKRIKNFENLTIGDPKAALKLILEERKKELLLRGTRWMDLKRLNKEPEFQQTLKRDIAGLSFTLKPNDPKYALPIPERIIALSGIPQNVR; the protein is encoded by the coding sequence ATGAAAAGAATTAATTTATATATCGTTTTGCTGATCATGCTGGGAAGTCTGGTTTCCTGCAAAAAATTTCTGGACGAAAAACCGGATAAAGCATTGGTGGTGCCCACCAGAATTGAAGACTATCAATCTATTTTAGATGGCAGCTTTGAGATGAATCTCTCGTCGGTTTTTTCTCCTTTGATCAGTGCGGATGATTATTACCTGAGTACAGCGGACTATAATAAGCTGGGTGTATATGACAGAAGGTTATACACCTGGGAAGACCGTAGCATGAACGAGGAGTCTACCAACGACTGGAAGTCTACCTATGCACAGGTGTACAATACCAATATTGTACTGGAAGGCCTGGAGAAGATCAAACGTACGGCTTCTAATGAGGCAAAATGGGATAACCTTAAAGGTTCTGCTTTGTTTTTTCGCGGTCGTCTCTTTTTTGAAGCGGCATTGATCTGGGCGAAAGCTTACGATGCCGGCTCCGCGCAAACTGATCCTGGAGTTCCGCTCACCATGACGAGCGATTTTAACATAAAGACAACGCGGCCGACTGTAAAAGAGAGCTATGAACGTATTCTGGCTGACCTGACGGAGGCGGCCGCACTTTTGCCAGTAAATGCAATCCATAACATCCGTCCCTCCAAAGCAGCAGCTTATGCTTATTTATCCCGGGTTTATCTTGCGATGCGGGATTACAACAATGCCGGTAAATACGCAGATTTGAGCCTGCAGCTAAACCATAAATTAATCGATTATGCAGGTTTAGACGATATGGCCCCTTATCCGATGCCAGGAGTAGAGAACCCGGAAGTGATCGTGTTTTTTGTAACGGACCTCTCTTTTACCCCGCGGATAGATCCACAGTTCTTTGAGCAATATACCGGGAATGACTACAGGAAAACCATTTTCTTTGAAGAATTAAGGGATGGCTCAATTGGTTTTAAAGGAAGCTATGACGGCGGATATTCCTATTTCACTGGAGTAGCTACGGACGAGATGTACCTGAACAGAGCGGAGTGTTATGCCCGGTCCGGAAAGCTGAGTGAAGCCCTTGCAGATCTGAATCTGCTGTTATCGAAGCGGATTAAAAATTTCGAAAATTTAACCATTGGAGATCCGAAAGCTGCCTTAAAACTTATTCTGGAGGAACGAAAAAAAGAACTGCTCCTAAGAGGAACGCGCTGGATGGATTTAAAGCGACTGAATAAAGAACCTGAATTTCAACAGACATTGAAAAGAGACATTGCTGGTCTCAGCTTTACCTTAAAACCAAACGATCCAAAATATGCTTTGCCAATCCCGGAAAGAATCATTGCGCTATCCGGCATTCCGCAAAATGTGAGGTAG
- a CDS encoding DUF7033 domain-containing protein, translating into MRLLVYTPLITPRIKYIFNFIFRDILRTDLDISQNLAEFINFEGPKFCYGKQAAGNSLFFKSTGLLTDQKIKAQRIGITTFGDQKVPFPVAGSCLPFDIFAASFYFLSRYEEYLPFDDRKGPNYRAALSLQHKLGLLQVPVIDEWSLILKNILLKNFPSLLFGKKDFSFRPAYSPRPAPHPSRLKRALHFMNSLLKEQLQRKHYEQQIKGIHGLLAEMNKNGISGPPEFLLPDKKRSSNWEERLKIPRSYLRLTTKNINHDYSMYYPDTPGFRAGTCSPFYWYDLQIEKQSQLKIYPIALTDMGLRSGKTAKDLLLQLNELMDHVKLVNGSFYSLWHDKAIALA; encoded by the coding sequence ATGAGGCTTCTGGTTTATACCCCATTGATCACTCCACGCATAAAATATATCTTTAATTTTATTTTTAGGGATATACTCCGGACCGATCTGGACATCAGCCAGAACTTAGCTGAATTTATCAACTTCGAAGGGCCGAAATTTTGTTACGGGAAACAAGCAGCTGGCAACTCACTATTTTTCAAAAGCACCGGATTACTGACCGATCAGAAGATCAAAGCCCAACGGATAGGGATCACCACTTTTGGAGATCAAAAAGTCCCCTTTCCGGTAGCGGGCAGCTGTTTACCTTTTGACATTTTTGCAGCTTCTTTTTACTTTCTGAGCAGATATGAGGAATACCTTCCTTTTGACGACCGTAAGGGGCCTAACTACCGCGCTGCATTAAGCCTTCAGCATAAACTGGGTTTACTCCAGGTACCCGTAATTGATGAATGGTCACTGATTTTAAAAAACATTCTGCTTAAAAATTTCCCTTCCCTTTTGTTTGGGAAGAAAGATTTCAGCTTCCGGCCGGCTTACTCTCCCAGGCCAGCCCCTCATCCCAGCAGATTGAAAAGAGCTTTACATTTTATGAACTCTTTACTAAAAGAGCAATTGCAAAGAAAACATTATGAACAGCAGATAAAAGGGATTCATGGTCTGCTTGCAGAAATGAATAAAAATGGCATTTCCGGTCCGCCGGAGTTCCTCCTTCCGGATAAAAAAAGGAGTAGCAACTGGGAAGAAAGGTTAAAAATCCCCAGGAGTTATCTCAGACTGACGACAAAAAACATCAACCATGATTACAGTATGTATTATCCGGATACCCCAGGCTTCAGAGCAGGCACATGCAGTCCGTTTTACTGGTATGATCTTCAGATAGAAAAACAATCCCAGTTAAAAATATACCCGATTGCATTGACAGATATGGGGTTACGGTCTGGAAAAACCGCTAAAGACCTGCTGCTACAACTAAATGAACTGATGGATCATGTAAAGTTGGTTAACGGTAGTTTTTACAGTCTCTGGCATGATAAGGCCATTGCTCTTGCCTAA